TTAGTTTCTAATAAAAATTACTTTTTTTCTTTAGAAGCTAGTGCAATATATTTATATAGTTATTTATTTAGTAATATCGCTTTTTTTGGTATAATTAATTTAATTACAAATGCAAATAAAACTAATCATGCTGATTTAATAGAATCATATCAAGGATTATTTTGGTCCCAACCTCTTTTATCTATAATATTAACTTTAGTATTACTATCTTTATCTGGTATTCCTATGACATTAGGATTTATTGGAAAATTTTATATCTTATCTATTATAATAAAAGAACATTTATGGGTGATGGGTTTAATTTTTTTAATTGGAACTATATTAGGTCTGTATTGTTATTTAAGAGTTATTTTAAGTTTATATTCTAAACCATTAAAATCCATAAAAAATCAGATAATTGTATCTAATCATTGGATATATACTGGTTCTGGAGCAATTATATTTTTTTCAGGAATTATCTTGTTGATCTTAGGTATATATCCAAACGAATTAATTTATTTAGTAAAATCATCTATAGAATTATAGTCATATAATTTTATTTAAGATATTTATTATATAACAATATGTATTATCTATATTAGATTATTATTAAAATATTTTTTTATTTTAAATAAATTAAAAATGTTTTTACTAGATAATACATTTTTATAATTTTTAAAGATTATAGTAATATTTTTTAAAAAATATTTATTATATTTTCAGAAAAGATAAACTGTAAATTTTAATTTTAAAATTTTCTATATATTAATATAATATTAATATATTTTTATAATAACAATATTTTCTAGATAAAATAAAATATTGTTATTTATCAAACAATAATACATATTATTATGATTAATCAAAATTGTTCTTTATCAATGTGGTTGAAAAAATTAGAAAAAATAGGAGAGAAAAAAACATCTGATTTGATTTTATTAAAATCTATTGCAAAAAAATTAGATTTGTTAGATTGTAAAGCTTTTATTTTTACAGTGACTGGAACAAATGGAAAGGGTACTACTTGTGCAATGTTAGAAAGATTGTTATTAAAAGAAGGTTATCAAGTAGGACTATATACTTCTCCTCATTTATTTAATTATAGAGAAAGAGTTCGTATCAATGGGTTATTATTAGATGAAACAGAACATATTACTGCTTTTAAAAGTATAGAACTTGCGAGAAAATCTTTTATATTAACTTACTTTGAGTTTATTACACTTGCAGCATTACATTTATTTAGAAACTATTCATTAGATATTATAATATTAGAAGTAGGTTTAGGAGGTCGATTAGATGCGACTAATATTATTGATTCTGATATATCTATAATAACTAATATTGCTATTGATCATAGTAACGTCTTAGGCAAAACACGAGAGAGTATTGCTCGTGAAAAATCAGGTATTTTTAGAAAAGATACAATTTCTGTTATCGGAGAAATAAATATTCCAGATATAATAAAAAAAAATGCTATAAAAACACATACAATATTAAAAAAAATTAATGTAGATTGGCATTGGAAAAAAAAAAATGATTATTGGAATTTTTTTCATTCAAATATTGAATTATATAAATTACCCTTAACACAGATACCATTATCTAATGCAGCTATTGCTCTAGCTGCCCTTTATTATTCAGGATTTAAAATTCATGAAGATATTGTAAGAAGGTGTATTTCTTCTGTAAAACTACCTGGTCGATTTCAAATTATTTCTACTACACCTTATATAATTTTAGATGTTGCTCATAATCCACATGCAGCATCATATTTATCTAATAAATTAGAAGAAATGAATATAAAAGGAAAGATATATGCAGTAATAGGA
The DNA window shown above is from Buchnera aphidicola (Macrosiphoniella sanborni) and carries:
- the folC gene encoding bifunctional tetrahydrofolate synthase/dihydrofolate synthase; this encodes MINQNCSLSMWLKKLEKIGEKKTSDLILLKSIAKKLDLLDCKAFIFTVTGTNGKGTTCAMLERLLLKEGYQVGLYTSPHLFNYRERVRINGLLLDETEHITAFKSIELARKSFILTYFEFITLAALHLFRNYSLDIIILEVGLGGRLDATNIIDSDISIITNIAIDHSNVLGKTRESIAREKSGIFRKDTISVIGEINIPDIIKKNAIKTHTILKKINVDWHWKKKNDYWNFFHSNIELYKLPLTQIPLSNAAIALAALYYSGFKIHEDIVRRCISSVKLPGRFQIISTTPYIILDVAHNPHAASYLSNKLEEMNIKGKIYAVIGILKDKDIIGIINELKNNVHYWFTAPLQNIRTANKKQLKNTFPIHNTSIFNNINEAYNHAFSMVKKEDIILVFGSFLTISELFFDKIYE